Proteins encoded together in one Thermovenabulum gondwanense window:
- the rpsP gene encoding 30S ribosomal protein S16: protein MAVRIRLRRMGAKKRPFYRIIVADSRSPRDGRFIEEIGYYNPLTDPAEIKINEEKALGWIKKGAQPTDTVKYLFKVTGLLDKIKSNKETTPQTPEVKEE, encoded by the coding sequence ATGGCAGTAAGAATCAGATTAAGGAGAATGGGGGCTAAAAAGAGACCTTTTTATAGAATTATAGTGGCAGACAGCAGAAGTCCCCGTGATGGCAGGTTCATTGAGGAAATTGGTTATTATAACCCGCTCACGGACCCTGCTGAAATTAAAATTAACGAAGAAAAGGCTCTTGGTTGGATTAAAAAAGGAGCACAACCCACCGATACAGTGAAATATCTTTTTAAAGTTACCGGCCTTTTGGATAAAATCAAAAGCAATAAAGAAACTACCCCCCAAACTCCAGAAGTGAAGGAGGAGTAA
- a CDS encoding KH domain-containing protein, whose product MVELVEYIAKALVDHPEDVTVNRVEGEQSVILELKVHPEDMGKIIGKQGRIAKAIRTVVKAAAAKQGKRVVVEIL is encoded by the coding sequence ATGGTAGAATTGGTAGAATATATTGCAAAAGCATTGGTAGATCATCCTGAGGATGTTACTGTAAATAGAGTGGAAGGAGAACAATCGGTAATACTTGAATTAAAAGTTCATCCTGAAGATATGGGAAAAATTATCGGAAAACAGGGAAGGATAGCTAAAGCAATACGCACCGTTGTAAAAGCTGCCGCAGCAAAGCAGGGTAAGAGAGTTGTAGTAGAAATATTATAA
- the rimM gene encoding ribosome maturation factor RimM (Essential for efficient processing of 16S rRNA), whose amino-acid sequence MKQYITVGRIISPWGVRGQVKVEPLTDDIERFKNLKEVFYEQENCLEKLVIKEVIFLKKAFVVLKFEGVDDAKEAEKFRNKYIMVHRKDAVKLPEGRYFICDIIGLKVYTVDDEYLGEIINVIQTGANDVYVIKNKENKEILIPAIKEVVKNIDIEKGIMFIFPMEGLI is encoded by the coding sequence TTGAAACAGTATATAACCGTTGGCCGAATAATTTCCCCTTGGGGGGTTAGAGGGCAGGTTAAGGTAGAGCCTCTAACCGATGATATTGAGAGGTTTAAAAATTTAAAAGAAGTTTTCTACGAACAAGAAAATTGCTTAGAAAAATTGGTTATTAAAGAGGTAATTTTCTTAAAAAAAGCCTTTGTGGTATTAAAATTTGAAGGAGTGGATGATGCTAAGGAAGCAGAAAAATTCAGGAATAAATATATAATGGTCCACAGAAAGGATGCGGTTAAATTACCTGAAGGGCGTTACTTTATTTGTGACATTATTGGTCTTAAAGTTTACACCGTTGATGACGAGTATTTAGGAGAAATAATAAATGTGATTCAAACAGGAGCCAATGACGTATATGTGATAAAGAACAAAGAAAATAAAGAAATATTGATTCCGGCCATTAAAGAAGTCGTTAAAAATATCGATATTGAAAAGGGCATTATGTTCATATTCCCTATGGAGGGGTTAATTTAG
- the trmD gene encoding tRNA (guanosine(37)-N1)-methyltransferase TrmD: MLRFFILTIFPEFFDSPLKVSILKRAIEKKQIDVELINIRDFSKDKHRKVDDYPYGGGAGMVMKPEPIFEAIDYVNSISASSKKRIILMSPQGKIFNNEIARELSKEEELIIICGHYEGVDERVKTLITDEISIGDFVLTGGEIPALAVIDAVSRLLPGVLGCDESALFESFSDGLLEYPQYTRPEEYRGLKVPQVLLSGNHREVALFRRKESLRITYEKRPDLLKKAKLTEDDKKLLKELNIDLD; encoded by the coding sequence GTGCTAAGGTTTTTTATACTTACAATTTTCCCGGAGTTTTTTGATAGCCCTCTTAAAGTTAGCATATTAAAAAGAGCCATTGAAAAAAAGCAAATAGATGTAGAACTTATAAACATCAGGGACTTTTCAAAAGACAAGCACCGAAAGGTCGATGATTACCCCTATGGTGGCGGTGCTGGGATGGTGATGAAGCCGGAGCCCATATTTGAAGCTATTGATTATGTTAATTCTATCTCCGCATCGTCGAAAAAAAGGATTATTTTAATGTCGCCTCAGGGGAAAATTTTCAACAATGAAATCGCAAGAGAACTTTCAAAAGAAGAAGAACTTATAATAATTTGCGGTCACTATGAAGGAGTTGACGAAAGGGTAAAGACCCTGATTACCGATGAGATATCCATAGGCGACTTTGTCCTTACCGGGGGCGAAATACCTGCCCTTGCAGTAATAGACGCCGTATCGAGATTATTGCCAGGAGTTTTGGGATGCGATGAATCGGCCCTATTCGAATCTTTCAGTGATGGGTTGCTGGAATATCCGCAATATACAAGGCCGGAAGAGTACCGGGGGCTCAAGGTTCCCCAGGTGCTTTTGTCCGGCAATCACCGAGAAGTAGCCCTTTTCAGAAGAAAAGAATCTTTGAGGATTACCTATGAGAAAAGGCCGGACTTACTTAAAAAGGCTAAATTAACGGAAGACGACAAAAAGCTTCTAAAAGAGCTAAACATCGATTTAGATTGA
- the rplS gene encoding 50S ribosomal protein L19: MSDLVRVIEQEQMKTDIPEFRPGDTVKVYTKVIEGNRERIQVFEGVVIARKGGGLRETFTVRKISYGVGVERVFPLHSPRIEKIEVVRKGKVRRAKLYYLRKLKGKAAKIKERD; the protein is encoded by the coding sequence ATGTCCGATTTGGTCAGAGTAATTGAACAGGAACAGATGAAAACGGATATTCCGGAGTTTAGACCCGGCGATACCGTGAAGGTATATACGAAAGTTATTGAAGGCAACCGTGAAAGGATACAGGTTTTTGAAGGAGTTGTTATAGCAAGAAAAGGCGGTGGCTTGAGGGAGACATTTACCGTTAGGAAAATATCCTACGGCGTAGGTGTGGAGAGGGTATTTCCCCTTCATTCACCGAGGATTGAAAAAATTGAAGTTGTTCGCAAGGGAAAGGTTCGCAGAGCAAAGCTATATTACCTGAGGAAGCTTAAAGGAAAAGCAGCAAAAATAAAAGAAAGGGACTGA
- the ylqF gene encoding ribosome biogenesis GTPase YlqF: MEIQWYPGHMAKAKRQMKEILKVIDVVLELVDARAPESSHISDIKDIVGEKPIIRVLNKEDLAQKEVTEKWQNYYKEKGIISFSVDSVHKSGIKEIIGYIKNIKKQKNGVVRCMVMGVPNVGKSSFINQLAGRKSAKTGDIPGITKGKMWLKVNKDLELLDTPGILWPKFEKRDAGVKLAILGCIKEEIYNPEKIALILIKFISLKFRKELMERFKLDSPGNPEDILREIGEKRGCLLAGGRIDTLKASKIILKEFRDGKIGKISLEEPCDNEFWEIYNESVDDNQKSIF, translated from the coding sequence TTGGAGATTCAATGGTACCCGGGACATATGGCGAAAGCTAAGAGACAGATGAAGGAAATATTGAAAGTAATAGATGTTGTACTGGAACTGGTAGATGCGAGAGCGCCTGAATCCTCTCACATATCGGATATAAAAGATATTGTCGGAGAAAAGCCCATTATAAGGGTATTAAATAAAGAAGATTTGGCGCAAAAAGAAGTTACGGAAAAATGGCAAAACTACTACAAAGAAAAGGGAATTATATCTTTTTCGGTAGATTCGGTTCACAAAAGCGGTATCAAAGAGATAATAGGTTATATAAAAAATATAAAAAAGCAAAAAAATGGCGTTGTTCGCTGTATGGTAATGGGGGTACCTAATGTTGGCAAATCTTCTTTTATAAACCAATTGGCTGGCAGGAAAAGTGCGAAGACGGGAGATATACCGGGTATTACTAAAGGGAAAATGTGGTTAAAAGTTAATAAAGATCTGGAGCTCCTTGATACTCCCGGAATTTTATGGCCCAAATTTGAAAAAAGAGATGCGGGCGTTAAACTTGCTATATTAGGATGTATAAAGGAAGAGATTTATAATCCCGAAAAAATAGCTTTAATTTTAATTAAGTTTATATCATTAAAATTCAGAAAAGAATTAATGGAAAGATTCAAATTAGATTCTCCCGGCAATCCCGAAGATATCCTGAGGGAAATCGGAGAAAAAAGAGGATGTCTCCTGGCAGGGGGAAGAATTGATACTTTAAAGGCTTCAAAAATAATTTTAAAAGAGTTTCGGGATGGGAAAATAGGAAAAATTTCCTTAGAAGAACCCTGCGATAATGAATTCTGGGAAATTTACAATGAAAGTGTAGACGATAATCAAAAAAGTATCTTTTAG
- a CDS encoding ribonuclease HII — translation MVVKEEERLRKLFEFEKRLRERGYKLIAGVDEAGRGPLAGPVVAAAVILPENVFIPNLKDSKLLSEKKREEVYEEIVKKAITYSFSIVDERYIDMHNILKATLLAMKNAVLGLKISPDYIIVDALKIPEIDLPQEGIKGGDRICGSIAAASIVAKVERDRIMKQYHDLYPQYDFLHNKGYGTKKHIESIKKFGYSPIHRKTFSIKNLEM, via the coding sequence ATGGTGGTAAAAGAAGAAGAAAGGCTAAGAAAATTATTCGAATTTGAAAAAAGGCTCAGGGAAAGAGGTTACAAATTAATTGCAGGCGTGGATGAGGCGGGTCGTGGACCTCTTGCAGGACCTGTTGTGGCTGCAGCCGTAATACTTCCGGAAAATGTTTTTATCCCAAACCTGAAAGACTCAAAATTGTTAAGCGAAAAAAAAAGGGAAGAAGTATATGAAGAAATAGTTAAAAAAGCAATCACTTATTCTTTCTCAATTGTAGATGAGAGATACATAGATATGCACAATATTTTAAAAGCAACTTTGCTTGCTATGAAAAATGCGGTTCTCGGACTTAAAATTTCTCCGGATTATATAATTGTGGATGCTTTAAAAATACCCGAAATAGATTTGCCCCAGGAAGGAATAAAAGGTGGGGACAGGATTTGCGGCTCTATTGCAGCTGCATCTATTGTAGCAAAGGTGGAAAGGGATAGAATTATGAAGCAGTATCACGATTTATACCCCCAGTATGATTTTTTACATAATAAAGGTTATGGTACAAAAAAACACATAGAATCAATTAAAAAATTCGGATACTCTCCAATTCATAGAAAAACTTTCAGCATTAAAAATTTAGAAATGTGA
- a CDS encoding CaiB/BaiF CoA transferase family protein yields MKGPLEGIRVTDLSHVLAGPACTMILADLGAEVIKLEPPDGDDARQFGPFKNDQSGYFISINRNKKSVCVNLKTEEGKRILRDLIKISDVVVENFRPGTMKKLGFSYEEMKKINPGIIYCSICGFGHDTLPEYSSKPAYDMVVQGYSGLMSITGPEGGPPVRVGTSIGDLVAGHHAAIGILSALIHREKTGEGQHVDISMLDGLVYFLENAIVRYTMTGEIPGPLGTAHPTITPFQAFKTKDHYIITPIGNDKLWALFCEAIGRVDLIEHPKFKTNPLRNENKKELIPILEEIMLTKTTQEWMEIFDKYNLPYSPINTVDKVVNDPVVNYRKMVVEIDQPLVGKVKITGTPFHMSKTPGEVRTPAPLLGEHTDEVLKNLLNYTEEEIKTLREKSVIN; encoded by the coding sequence ATGAAAGGGCCGTTAGAAGGAATTAGAGTGACGGATTTGAGCCATGTCCTTGCAGGACCGGCTTGTACAATGATTTTGGCAGATCTGGGGGCAGAAGTTATTAAGTTAGAACCACCTGATGGCGATGATGCAAGGCAATTTGGGCCTTTCAAGAATGATCAAAGCGGTTATTTTATCAGTATTAATAGGAATAAAAAAAGCGTATGTGTTAACCTGAAGACTGAAGAGGGCAAAAGGATTCTGCGGGATTTGATAAAAATTTCGGATGTAGTAGTGGAAAACTTCAGACCGGGCACGATGAAAAAATTGGGCTTTTCCTATGAAGAAATGAAAAAAATAAACCCCGGCATTATATACTGCTCTATTTGCGGTTTCGGACACGATACTTTACCGGAGTATTCTTCAAAACCTGCCTATGATATGGTTGTTCAGGGATACAGCGGTTTGATGAGTATTACGGGACCGGAAGGAGGTCCTCCCGTAAGGGTTGGAACTTCCATTGGGGACCTGGTAGCAGGACATCATGCGGCTATTGGAATTTTAAGTGCACTCATCCACAGGGAGAAAACGGGAGAAGGTCAACATGTAGATATTTCTATGCTTGATGGATTGGTTTATTTTTTAGAAAATGCGATAGTAAGGTATACCATGACGGGAGAGATACCTGGTCCTCTGGGAACGGCACATCCTACTATTACACCGTTCCAGGCTTTTAAAACCAAAGACCACTATATAATCACACCAATTGGCAACGATAAATTATGGGCATTATTCTGCGAAGCGATTGGCAGGGTTGATTTGATAGAGCATCCCAAATTCAAGACAAATCCTCTCAGGAATGAGAATAAAAAAGAATTAATACCAATACTGGAAGAAATTATGCTTACCAAAACCACTCAGGAGTGGATGGAAATATTTGATAAGTACAACCTGCCTTATTCTCCGATAAACACCGTTGATAAAGTTGTGAATGACCCGGTAGTGAATTACAGGAAAATGGTGGTTGAAATAGATCAGCCTTTAGTTGGTAAAGTAAAGATTACCGGTACTCCCTTCCATATGTCAAAAACTCCTGGAGAAGTTAGAACTCCCGCTCCTCTTCTTGGAGAACACACCGATGAGGTTTTGAAAAACCTGTTAAATTATACCGAGGAGGAAATAAAAACTTTAAGGGAAAAGAGTGTTATTAATTAA
- a CDS encoding FAD binding domain-containing protein — protein sequence MNFDYIKPNTLTDALECLEKENAAILAGGTDVVVNLKSGKINPSFLIDIKGLKELKGVEKVDGGIFIGALTTIDEIKNSPLLSRYRALVEGAGVLGCHEIRCRATIGGNICNGSPSADTVPGLLVHNAKVEIISKHGSRIIPLENFLIDAGKVDLRKGELLKGVFLPDLEENSFSRYYRVSRVKAWICHQ from the coding sequence ATGAACTTTGATTATATAAAACCAAATACTTTAACAGATGCCCTTGAATGCTTAGAAAAAGAAAATGCGGCGATATTAGCCGGTGGTACGGATGTGGTAGTAAATTTAAAGTCCGGAAAAATAAATCCCTCTTTTCTCATAGATATAAAGGGATTAAAAGAATTAAAAGGTGTAGAAAAGGTTGATGGAGGAATTTTTATAGGTGCTTTAACAACCATTGATGAGATAAAAAATTCTCCTCTCCTTTCTCGGTATCGAGCTCTGGTAGAAGGTGCTGGCGTCCTCGGATGTCATGAGATTCGCTGTCGAGCAACCATCGGAGGTAATATTTGCAACGGCTCACCTTCCGCAGATACGGTGCCAGGTCTTTTGGTTCACAATGCAAAGGTTGAGATAATATCTAAACATGGTTCAAGAATTATTCCGTTGGAAAATTTCTTAATCGATGCAGGAAAAGTTGATTTAAGAAAAGGAGAATTATTAAAAGGTGTGTTTTTACCCGATTTAGAAGAAAACTCTTTTAGCCGGTATTATAGAGTAAGCAGGGTAAAGGCATGGATTTGTCATCAGTAG
- a CDS encoding xanthine dehydrogenase family protein molybdopterin-binding subunit, translating into MEFSYIGKNYKRVDGFEKVTGNAIFTDDMKFPGMLFAKVLRSPIAHGKILKIDISNALKIKGVVKIVTGKDLDVKRVGACIQDQYPIAKDKVRYAGEPVACVIATSKYAAEEAVKEIKVEYEEFPFVIYPQEAIKENSPVIHENVFEYERAGFIKPEGKNCFHHFKISRGNIENTFKTAYKIIAGEYWVPYVHHVQLEPHCAIALYGYDNTFTIYTSSQAPFVVQNIVSKIHSLPLSNVRVIVPYVGGGFGGKSDVTIEPLISCLAKMVPGRYIKLSLTREEMFEGTNVGRGVFAKYETAVSREGKILGLKAQILLGAGGYADYAVNIVNGIGMSATGPYEIDNLQIDVYGVYTNTPPTGAFRGYGHPEAHFACELQMEKIARELKIDPVEFRLKNILGPGKKNAIGQVMNENSGKFDLCVKKVAEEIFKEPREENKELLIGRGIAAYMKTPIMPNNAQSGAVMKLNEDKSITLYVGAIEMGQGTYTALSQIAAEALNFPVEKIKIVKQVDTSFSPYEWQTVASHTTWGVGNAILIAAKDLSSKIKKAGSRILKIPEKEVDFNSDYVFSKINPVLKVELEKIASGYVDEKGSAITSPLIGEGSFVPSGLEFLDPETGQGNAAADWTCGCVGVEVEIDKNTGRYHIRKLVNAIDAGKIINPKIARDQVIGAMIQALGATISEVLVFSDKGKIRNNDLVDYKIPGIEDIPDEAKVIFIETPEETGPYGARGLGEHGAVAVSPAILNALYDALKISFNQIPVTPEQILKALEEVK; encoded by the coding sequence ATGGAATTTTCTTATATTGGCAAAAATTATAAGCGGGTTGATGGTTTCGAGAAAGTTACCGGAAATGCAATTTTTACCGATGATATGAAATTTCCCGGAATGTTATTTGCCAAAGTGCTCCGCTCACCTATAGCTCATGGAAAAATTTTAAAAATAGATATATCAAATGCATTAAAAATAAAAGGAGTCGTCAAGATAGTTACTGGCAAAGATTTAGATGTAAAAAGAGTAGGAGCATGTATCCAGGATCAATACCCCATCGCAAAAGACAAAGTAAGGTATGCCGGCGAACCCGTTGCATGTGTTATAGCTACTTCAAAATACGCTGCAGAAGAAGCAGTTAAAGAGATAAAAGTTGAATATGAAGAATTCCCCTTTGTAATTTACCCGCAGGAGGCTATAAAAGAAAATTCTCCGGTTATTCACGAAAACGTATTTGAATATGAAAGAGCAGGGTTTATTAAACCAGAAGGTAAAAATTGTTTTCATCATTTTAAAATAAGTCGGGGTAATATAGAAAATACTTTTAAAACCGCATATAAAATTATAGCTGGTGAATACTGGGTACCTTACGTACACCACGTCCAGTTAGAACCCCACTGTGCTATTGCTTTATACGGTTATGATAATACCTTTACGATCTATACAAGCTCTCAGGCTCCTTTTGTGGTACAAAATATAGTATCTAAAATTCATTCCTTACCCTTATCCAATGTAAGGGTTATCGTCCCGTATGTCGGCGGTGGTTTTGGAGGAAAATCCGATGTAACCATAGAACCTCTTATATCATGCTTAGCTAAAATGGTACCGGGACGATATATAAAACTTTCCCTTACAAGGGAAGAGATGTTTGAAGGTACAAATGTCGGAAGAGGTGTCTTTGCAAAATACGAAACGGCGGTATCACGAGAAGGCAAAATACTCGGATTAAAAGCACAAATTCTTCTTGGTGCCGGTGGTTATGCCGATTATGCGGTTAATATTGTGAACGGTATAGGTATGTCCGCCACCGGTCCTTATGAAATAGATAATTTACAAATTGACGTGTACGGAGTATATACAAATACTCCACCCACTGGAGCTTTCAGAGGTTATGGTCATCCCGAAGCCCACTTTGCCTGTGAACTCCAAATGGAAAAAATCGCACGGGAATTGAAAATTGATCCGGTGGAATTTAGATTGAAAAATATTTTGGGGCCGGGAAAAAAGAACGCAATTGGACAGGTAATGAATGAAAACTCCGGCAAATTCGATTTGTGTGTAAAAAAAGTAGCTGAAGAAATTTTTAAAGAACCCAGGGAAGAAAATAAAGAATTACTGATCGGCAGAGGAATAGCGGCTTATATGAAGACTCCAATTATGCCAAATAATGCCCAATCCGGGGCGGTAATGAAATTAAATGAAGATAAAAGTATTACTTTATACGTTGGCGCAATAGAGATGGGACAGGGAACCTATACTGCTCTTTCTCAAATTGCTGCAGAAGCTTTAAACTTTCCCGTTGAAAAAATAAAGATAGTAAAACAAGTGGACACTTCTTTTTCTCCATATGAATGGCAAACCGTGGCAAGTCATACCACATGGGGAGTAGGAAATGCGATATTAATTGCTGCTAAGGACTTATCGTCTAAAATAAAAAAAGCCGGATCAAGAATATTAAAGATACCCGAAAAGGAAGTGGATTTCAATTCAGATTATGTCTTTTCAAAAATTAACCCCGTCCTCAAAGTGGAACTGGAAAAAATAGCTTCCGGGTATGTCGACGAAAAAGGCTCTGCTATCACCTCCCCCCTGATAGGCGAAGGTAGCTTTGTTCCTTCAGGGCTTGAATTTTTAGATCCCGAAACCGGTCAAGGTAATGCTGCTGCTGACTGGACCTGCGGTTGTGTAGGGGTAGAAGTGGAAATAGATAAAAATACGGGAAGATACCACATCAGAAAACTGGTAAACGCTATTGATGCAGGAAAGATCATTAATCCAAAAATTGCACGGGACCAGGTAATAGGAGCCATGATACAAGCCCTGGGAGCAACGATTTCGGAAGTTCTGGTATTTTCCGATAAGGGTAAAATAAGAAATAATGACCTTGTAGATTACAAAATTCCGGGAATTGAAGATATTCCGGATGAAGCAAAGGTAATTTTTATAGAAACTCCGGAAGAAACCGGACCCTATGGAGCAAGAGGTCTTGGTGAACACGGTGCGGTGGCAGTATCCCCTGCCATACTTAATGCCCTCTACGATGCTTTAAAAATAAGCTTCAATCAAATCCCCGTTACACCGGAACAAATATTAAAGGCTCTTGAGGAGGTGAAGTAA
- a CDS encoding amidohydrolase family protein, producing MDLIIRNAKLRDKQILMDIAIKDEKIVDIGPNLNYSAKNEIDAKGKLTIPAFIDPHIHLDKVNIVDVVRPNKSGTLMEAIEIIWEKKANYTTDDIVKRAKEVVEMAVKNGTTRIRTHVDVDTIGGLKPLEGVLELKRKCEHLVDIQIVAFPQEGIIKNPGCEELLREAMRMGADLIGGMPANEFSPEDSRKHVKIVFDIAEEFDADIDMHVDETDDPFYRTLEMVADETIKRSYFKRVTAGHTCALAAYDDHYAEYVMEKVKKAEINMITNPATNLMLQGRLDKQPKRRGITRVKELIERGINVSFGQDCIKDTFYPFGSADLLQVALITAHAAHMSLPHEIEEVFNMPTYNAAKILRLSDYGLEAGKRADIVVIDAENIKDAIRLTPPRLFVIRKGKIIAKTEMRSEILV from the coding sequence ATGGATTTAATTATTAGAAACGCAAAATTAAGAGACAAGCAAATTCTAATGGACATTGCAATTAAAGATGAAAAAATAGTTGATATTGGGCCCAATTTAAACTACTCTGCTAAAAATGAAATTGATGCAAAAGGAAAACTAACCATCCCTGCTTTTATCGACCCTCACATACATTTAGACAAGGTAAATATTGTGGATGTGGTGAGACCCAATAAATCCGGTACTTTGATGGAAGCTATTGAAATCATTTGGGAGAAAAAAGCAAATTATACGACTGATGATATTGTAAAAAGAGCAAAAGAAGTTGTGGAAATGGCGGTAAAAAATGGCACCACAAGAATTAGAACACACGTAGATGTTGACACCATCGGTGGCTTAAAACCGTTAGAAGGGGTTCTTGAATTGAAGCGTAAATGTGAGCACCTTGTTGATATACAAATTGTGGCATTCCCTCAAGAAGGTATAATAAAAAACCCGGGATGTGAAGAATTATTAAGGGAAGCCATGAGAATGGGGGCTGATTTAATTGGAGGAATGCCAGCAAATGAATTCTCTCCCGAAGACAGTAGAAAACACGTAAAGATAGTATTCGATATCGCTGAGGAATTTGATGCCGATATCGATATGCATGTGGATGAAACTGATGACCCCTTTTACAGAACCTTAGAAATGGTAGCAGATGAAACCATAAAACGGAGCTATTTCAAAAGAGTGACCGCTGGTCACACATGTGCACTGGCAGCCTATGACGACCATTATGCTGAATACGTCATGGAAAAGGTAAAAAAAGCAGAAATAAATATGATTACAAACCCCGCAACCAATCTAATGCTTCAGGGAAGATTGGATAAACAACCAAAACGCAGAGGAATCACAAGGGTTAAGGAACTGATTGAAAGGGGCATAAACGTTAGTTTCGGGCAAGATTGTATTAAAGACACTTTTTACCCCTTTGGAAGTGCGGACCTTTTACAGGTGGCTTTAATTACCGCTCATGCCGCCCACATGAGCTTACCCCACGAAATTGAAGAAGTGTTTAACATGCCAACCTATAATGCTGCTAAAATTTTAAGACTAAGCGATTACGGACTGGAAGCCGGTAAAAGAGCCGATATTGTTGTAATTGATGCAGAAAATATCAAAGATGCTATAAGGCTTACCCCTCCTCGCCTTTTTGTTATAAGAAAGGGTAAGATTATTGCAAAAACCGAAATGAGGTCGGAAATTCTTGTATAG
- a CDS encoding IclR family transcriptional regulator yields MQNNNGVIKSVQKAIHIFKVLMNSEGELSISEIEKLTGYNASTIHHILKTMLEEGIISQNKANKKYELGPEIFGVLVRQKLYERFFSKAYPFLEKCAEVTGETTNIFIRDEEEAVCIKGYESKQTLRAYLMIGRRIPLTCTAVGKIFLAYMNSNDLKIFLQINGLKKYTPYTITDEKLFYEELKATIKRGYSIEKEEFEEMITAIGAPILDNKGNVIAAISTIVPSVRADEKRIQELGYIVKQTAAEISETLYNVFY; encoded by the coding sequence ATGCAAAATAATAACGGAGTAATAAAATCGGTACAAAAAGCAATCCACATATTTAAGGTTTTGATGAATTCAGAAGGAGAACTCAGCATCTCCGAAATTGAAAAATTGACCGGTTATAATGCCAGTACCATACACCATATTTTAAAAACAATGCTGGAAGAAGGTATTATAAGCCAGAATAAAGCAAACAAAAAATATGAGCTCGGTCCGGAGATTTTCGGAGTCCTTGTAAGGCAAAAATTATATGAAAGGTTTTTTTCAAAGGCCTATCCTTTTTTAGAAAAATGTGCGGAAGTCACAGGAGAAACCACAAATATATTTATAAGGGATGAAGAAGAAGCGGTATGTATAAAAGGTTATGAATCCAAGCAGACATTGAGAGCATACTTGATGATAGGAAGAAGAATCCCCCTTACCTGTACTGCTGTTGGTAAAATATTTTTAGCTTATATGAATTCAAATGATTTAAAAATTTTTTTGCAAATAAACGGATTAAAAAAGTATACTCCTTACACTATTACCGATGAGAAATTATTTTATGAAGAATTAAAGGCTACTATAAAGAGAGGATACTCCATTGAAAAAGAAGAATTCGAAGAAATGATTACAGCAATAGGTGCACCTATTCTCGATAATAAAGGCAATGTCATAGCTGCCATTTCTACCATAGTTCCTTCAGTACGAGCAGACGAAAAAAGAATTCAAGAACTGGGGTATATAGTAAAGCAAACTGCTGCTGAAATTTCAGAAACGCTTTACAATGTTTTTTACTAA